Proteins encoded together in one Fusobacterium sp. FSA-380-WT-3A window:
- a CDS encoding cell division protein FtsQ/DivIB: MGLLIRLSIFVLLSVGIIKTHNNFFKRDDYKINSVEITGLSEEKKDEFSFFKDNFLGESLLHIDADKIKNFIKQDVRIEDVKVNISDYNKLNIDIKKRKPKYYLQYNNSIFLIDKNNIIYGEIHEEKISSLPFILVKNSFEILPLLGIIKNIENILKGSISQIYKVDDNCINIVLTNGSILKTNEKVPLEKYVIGETLCFGLSKNKKIDYVDLRFQDYIVKYLEDKNGE; the protein is encoded by the coding sequence TTGGGATTACTTATTCGTTTAAGCATATTTGTTCTATTATCAGTTGGAATTATTAAAACACACAATAATTTTTTTAAAAGAGATGACTATAAAATTAATTCTGTAGAAATAACTGGTTTATCTGAAGAAAAAAAAGATGAATTTTCATTTTTTAAAGATAATTTTTTAGGAGAATCCCTTTTACATATAGATGCTGATAAAATTAAAAATTTCATAAAACAAGATGTCAGAATAGAAGATGTCAAAGTTAATATATCAGATTATAATAAGCTAAATATTGATATAAAAAAAAGAAAACCAAAATATTATTTACAATATAATAATAGTATTTTTTTGATTGATAAAAATAATATTATATACGGTGAAATACATGAAGAAAAAATTTCTAGCCTTCCTTTTATTTTAGTAAAAAATAGCTTTGAAATTTTACCATTATTGGGTATAATAAAGAATATCGAAAATATTTTAAAAGGTAGCATTTCTCAAATATATAAAGTAGATGACAATTGTATTAATATTGTTTTAACAAATGGTTCTATTTTAAAAACTAATGAAAAAGTACCTTTAGAAAAATATGTAATAGGTGAAACATTATGTTTTGGATTATCTAAAAATAAAAAAATAGACTATGTTGACCTTAGATTCCAAGATTACATAGTCAAATATTTGGAGGATAAAAATGGGGAATAA
- the murG gene encoding undecaprenyldiphospho-muramoylpentapeptide beta-N-acetylglucosaminyltransferase, whose amino-acid sequence MVKIVITTGGTGGHIYPALSVAKEFQKRGHEVTFVGSSSRMEKDLVPKSGINFIGLNIKPGKSIKNIISIFFLILHCIKYIKRENPDVIIGFGNYISFPMVCAAFIKRKKIYLQEQNANIGMTNKFFYRFAEKVFLAFNHTFEELPMKFQYKFKVTGNPLREEIYKIDKKEEREKLKVSSEEKILVITGGSLGAKSINEAIAKYWDELENKKGLRIYWATGTKNYEDILKNLEIKNVNHVVKPYFDNLINVMGAADLIICRAGALTISEIIQLEKPAILIPYNSVKVGQYENAMILKEAGGALIYNDKEVDEAIETALEILENENILHKMGNNIKNLKINNATKAIVDTIEIWRNN is encoded by the coding sequence ATTGTGAAAATAGTTATTACAACAGGAGGAACAGGTGGACATATTTATCCTGCTTTATCTGTAGCTAAAGAATTTCAAAAAAGAGGGCATGAAGTTACCTTTGTTGGAAGCTCCTCAAGAATGGAAAAAGATTTAGTCCCAAAATCTGGAATTAATTTTATAGGTTTAAATATTAAACCTGGAAAGTCTATTAAAAATATTATTTCTATTTTCTTTTTAATTTTACATTGTATTAAATATATAAAAAGAGAAAATCCTGATGTTATTATAGGATTTGGAAATTATATCTCTTTTCCTATGGTTTGTGCTGCTTTTATTAAAAGAAAAAAAATATATCTTCAAGAACAAAACGCTAATATAGGAATGACTAATAAATTTTTCTATAGATTTGCTGAAAAAGTGTTTCTAGCTTTTAATCACACTTTTGAAGAATTACCTATGAAGTTTCAGTATAAATTTAAAGTAACTGGAAATCCTTTAAGAGAAGAAATTTATAAAATAGATAAAAAAGAAGAAAGAGAAAAACTAAAAGTTTCTTCTGAAGAAAAAATTCTAGTTATAACAGGTGGAAGTTTAGGAGCTAAAAGTATCAATGAAGCTATAGCAAAATATTGGGATGAATTAGAAAATAAAAAAGGGCTTAGAATTTATTGGGCTACTGGTACTAAAAATTATGAAGATATCTTAAAAAATTTAGAAATAAAAAATGTTAATCATGTAGTAAAACCATATTTTGATAATCTTATTAATGTTATGGGAGCTGCCGATTTAATTATTTGTAGAGCTGGAGCCTTAACTATATCTGAAATTATTCAACTTGAAAAACCAGCTATATTAATTCCATACAATTCTGTAAAAGTAGGTCAGTATGAAAATGCTATGATATTAAAAGAAGCTGGTGGAGCTCTTATTTATAATGATAAAGAAGTGGATGAAGCAATTGAAACAGCTCTAGAAATTTTAGAAAATGAAAATATTTTACATAAAATGGGAAACAATATTAAAAACTTAAAAATAAATAATGCTACAAAAGCAATTGTAGATACAATTGAAATTTGGAGGAACAATTAA
- the murB gene encoding UDP-N-acetylmuramate dehydrogenase, with protein MIITKNYNMKNHSSIKIGGVARQFIEIENKEELYPLLKNLKNYFIIGNGTNLLLSDDFLDLNFISLKKLRKISIIDENRINVEAGLDFPLFLNYLEKNNLSGLEELIGIPGTVGGLIFMNGGAHGREIFDCIESIEILDEKGNISIIEKKDLKIGYRYTEIKEHNWIVLSANFIFQKNFNKELTEEIKNKRKNSQPLEFPNLGSTFKNPSGFFAAKLISESGLQGHKIGGAQISTKHSNFIVNVDGATFSDVTSLIKLVEKTIKEKYNINLEKEIIVLK; from the coding sequence ATGATTATAACTAAAAACTATAATATGAAGAATCATTCTAGCATAAAAATTGGTGGTGTAGCTAGACAATTTATTGAAATAGAAAATAAAGAAGAATTATATCCACTATTGAAAAATTTAAAAAATTATTTTATAATAGGAAATGGGACTAACCTTCTTTTATCTGATGATTTTTTAGATTTGAATTTTATTTCATTAAAAAAATTACGTAAAATATCTATTATTGATGAAAATAGAATAAATGTAGAAGCAGGTTTAGATTTTCCTCTTTTTCTTAATTATTTAGAGAAAAATAATCTTTCTGGATTGGAAGAATTAATAGGAATCCCTGGTACTGTAGGTGGGCTTATTTTTATGAATGGCGGTGCCCATGGAAGAGAAATTTTTGATTGTATAGAAAGTATTGAAATTTTAGATGAAAAAGGGAATATTTCAATAATAGAAAAAAAAGATTTAAAAATAGGTTATCGTTATACTGAAATAAAAGAACATAATTGGATTGTTCTAAGTGCAAATTTTATATTTCAAAAAAATTTTAATAAAGAATTGACTGAAGAGATAAAAAATAAAAGAAAAAATTCTCAACCACTTGAATTCCCTAATTTAGGTAGTACCTTTAAGAATCCATCTGGTTTTTTTGCAGCAAAACTTATTTCAGAATCTGGTTTACAAGGTCATAAGATAGGGGGAGCTCAAATTTCTACAAAGCATTCTAATTTTATTGTTAATGTTGATGGAGCTACATTTTCAGATGTTACTTCATTAATAAAATTAGTAGAAAAAACTATCAAAGAAAAATATAATATTAACTTAGAAAAAGAAATAATAGTTTTAAAATAA
- the mraY gene encoding phospho-N-acetylmuramoyl-pentapeptide-transferase, with translation MLYILSELNNNLNFLKSIYLRISIGFVLSFLIVLILGKPFIKYLKKIKFGEEIRESGPASHYSKKGTPTMGGVLMIFGALISSLVICDLKNKFVVLLIITTLLFSAIGFIDDYKKFTVNKDGLAGRKKLMLQTIIAIIVWIFIKEFGITGNKIIDFSIINPLWSGSHIYIGSFFMLVFTILVINGTSNAVNITDGLDGLATMPVIISCSILTTIAYFSSHFELSSHLRLFYIVGAGEIAVFLSTIIGAGFAFLWYNCYPAQIFMGDTGSLTLGGIIGVIGIILKQELLLPIIGGVFVMEAVSVMLQVGSYKLRKKRIFRMAPIHHHFELMGIPESKVTFRLWIMALICGGVALSIVRLRGIL, from the coding sequence ATGTTATATATCTTAAGTGAATTAAATAATAATTTAAATTTTTTGAAATCCATATATTTAAGAATTTCAATAGGTTTCGTCCTTTCATTTTTAATTGTTCTTATTTTAGGAAAACCATTTATAAAATATTTAAAAAAAATTAAATTTGGAGAAGAAATAAGAGAATCTGGACCAGCTTCTCACTACTCAAAAAAAGGTACTCCTACTATGGGAGGAGTTCTTATGATTTTTGGGGCTTTAATTTCTTCTTTAGTTATTTGTGATTTAAAAAATAAATTTGTTGTTTTGCTTATAATTACAACTCTTCTTTTTAGTGCCATTGGATTTATTGATGACTACAAAAAATTTACAGTAAATAAAGATGGACTTGCTGGAAGAAAAAAATTAATGCTTCAAACTATTATTGCTATTATCGTTTGGATATTTATAAAAGAATTCGGAATTACAGGTAATAAAATTATTGATTTTTCAATTATAAATCCTCTTTGGTCAGGTTCTCATATATATATAGGTAGCTTTTTTATGTTAGTGTTTACAATTCTTGTTATCAATGGTACATCAAATGCTGTTAATATTACTGATGGACTTGATGGACTTGCTACTATGCCTGTTATAATCAGTTGTAGTATCTTAACAACTATTGCTTATTTTAGTAGTCACTTTGAATTAAGTTCTCACTTAAGATTATTTTATATTGTTGGAGCTGGAGAAATTGCTGTATTTCTATCAACTATAATAGGGGCTGGTTTTGCTTTTCTATGGTATAACTGTTATCCTGCACAAATTTTTATGGGAGATACTGGTTCTCTTACTCTTGGAGGAATAATTGGAGTTATAGGAATTATTTTAAAACAAGAACTTCTTCTCCCTATAATCGGTGGAGTTTTTGTTATGGAAGCTGTTTCTGTTATGTTACAAGTTGGTTCTTACAAGTTAAGAAAAAAAAGAATATTCAGAATGGCTCCTATTCACCATCATTTTGAATTAATGGGAATTCCAGAATCAAAAGTGACTTTTAGATTATGGATTATGGCATTAATTTGTGGAGGAGTAGCATTAAGTATTGTAAGACTTAGAGGTATATTATAA
- the murD gene encoding UDP-N-acetylmuramoyl-L-alanine--D-glutamate ligase encodes MERAIIFGNGVSGKGAKKLLESEGVEVILVDDNSGIKSSDAIKILNEINLFIKSPGIPFDNELVKKALDLGIEVIDEIELGYRYIIEKKLPTKIIAVTGSNGKTTTTSKTTELLQKAGFKAMHAGNIGNSFAELILKNPDLDYVVLELSSFQLEGIKDFKPYISLIVNLSPDHLDRYAVVEDYYEAKFNICKNQKDNDIFIYNVNDDETMKRITSKVFCDTRTITVGKNKGISNCFDENGWVLYNGEKVLEVDKLSLKGKHNLENSLFIITVGKILNISNETIQNCLYNTKSLEHRMELFYKWGHTVFINDSKGTNLDSTNFAIAAYKGSTLICGGKDKGLPLDSMVKNIKLNIKKVYLIGKMADRIEKSLLEVNYPKENIFNLGTLENVLKHIKETITLEDKEVVLLSPSTSSYDQFKSFEHRGKVFKELVKEIFIGGEIL; translated from the coding sequence ATGGAAAGAGCTATTATTTTTGGAAATGGTGTTAGTGGTAAAGGTGCAAAAAAATTACTTGAATCAGAAGGAGTTGAAGTTATTTTAGTAGATGATAATAGTGGTATTAAATCATCTGATGCAATTAAAATCTTAAATGAAATAAACCTTTTTATTAAAAGTCCTGGTATTCCTTTTGATAATGAATTGGTAAAAAAAGCTTTAGATTTAGGAATTGAGGTTATTGATGAAATTGAATTAGGTTATAGATATATTATTGAAAAAAAATTGCCTACTAAAATAATTGCTGTTACAGGAAGTAATGGAAAAACTACAACTACTTCTAAAACTACTGAACTATTACAAAAAGCTGGTTTTAAAGCTATGCATGCTGGTAATATAGGAAATTCTTTTGCTGAATTAATTTTAAAAAATCCTGACCTTGATTATGTAGTTTTAGAGTTAAGTTCTTTCCAATTAGAGGGAATCAAAGATTTTAAACCTTATATCTCTCTAATTGTAAATCTTTCTCCAGACCATCTTGACAGATATGCTGTAGTTGAAGATTATTATGAGGCTAAATTTAATATTTGTAAAAATCAAAAAGATAATGATATCTTTATTTATAATGTAAATGATGATGAAACTATGAAAAGAATTACATCAAAAGTTTTCTGTGATACAAGAACTATAACTGTTGGAAAAAATAAAGGGATTTCTAATTGTTTTGATGAAAATGGTTGGGTTCTTTATAATGGAGAAAAAGTTTTAGAAGTTGATAAGCTTTCATTAAAAGGAAAACATAATTTAGAAAACTCTCTTTTCATAATTACAGTAGGTAAAATTTTAAATATTTCTAATGAAACAATACAAAACTGTTTATATAATACAAAATCTCTAGAGCACAGAATGGAATTATTCTATAAATGGGGACATACAGTATTTATAAATGATTCTAAAGGAACTAACTTAGATTCTACAAATTTTGCAATTGCTGCTTATAAAGGTTCTACCCTTATCTGTGGTGGTAAAGATAAAGGTTTACCTTTAGATAGTATGGTTAAAAATATAAAACTTAATATTAAAAAAGTTTATTTAATAGGAAAAATGGCTGATAGAATTGAAAAATCTCTTTTAGAGGTTAACTATCCAAAAGAAAATATCTTCAATCTTGGAACATTAGAAAATGTACTAAAACATATTAAAGAAACTATAACTTTAGAAGACAAAGAAGTAGTTTTACTTTCTCCATCAACTTCTAGTTATGACCAATTCAAATCTTTTGAACACAGAGGAAAAGTCTTTAAAGAATTAGTTAAAGAAATTTTTATTGGAGGAGAAATATTGTGA
- a CDS encoding D-alanine--D-alanine ligase, translating into MRIAVFMGGISSEREISLKTGKAILESLQRQGYDAYGIELNHENLLSAFLENEYDLAYLALHGVYGEDGRIQGLLDILGKKYTGSGMIASAVSMDKNLTKHVAENIGIPVPKSYSKEEIESIEKYPIVVKPSTEGSTIGLYICNNLEELKKAIEFSGDKDITIEDFIKGEELTVGVIEGESLGVIRIKPKNGLYDFTSKYTKGMTEYEFPAKIDEDSYNKAMEYASKIHKALNMRGISRSDFILRENEIFFLEVNSCPGMTETSLVPKVATLKGYSFDDLTRKMVENFK; encoded by the coding sequence TTGAGAATAGCTGTATTTATGGGAGGAATTTCCTCTGAAAGAGAAATATCTTTAAAAACAGGAAAAGCTATATTAGAAAGTCTTCAAAGACAAGGCTATGATGCTTATGGTATTGAACTTAATCATGAAAATTTACTATCTGCTTTCCTTGAAAATGAATATGACTTAGCTTATTTAGCGCTACACGGTGTCTATGGAGAAGATGGAAGAATACAAGGACTTCTTGATATCTTAGGTAAAAAATATACTGGTTCTGGTATGATTGCTAGTGCTGTATCTATGGATAAAAATTTAACTAAACATGTAGCTGAAAATATAGGAATTCCAGTTCCAAAAAGTTATTCAAAGGAAGAAATTGAATCTATAGAAAAATATCCTATTGTTGTTAAACCTAGTACTGAAGGTTCTACTATAGGACTTTATATTTGTAATAATCTTGAAGAACTAAAAAAAGCTATTGAGTTTTCTGGTGATAAAGATATTACAATAGAAGACTTTATAAAAGGTGAGGAACTTACTGTTGGAGTTATTGAAGGAGAATCTCTAGGAGTTATAAGAATAAAACCAAAAAATGGTCTTTACGATTTTACTTCTAAATATACTAAAGGAATGACTGAATATGAATTTCCTGCTAAAATAGATGAAGATTCTTATAATAAAGCTATGGAATATGCATCAAAAATTCATAAAGCTCTTAATATGCGTGGAATTTCTAGAAGTGATTTTATTTTGAGAGAAAATGAAATTTTCTTCCTTGAAGTCAATAGTTGTCCTGGAATGACTGAAACTAGTCTTGTTCCTAAAGTAGCTACTTTAAAAGGATATTCTTTTGATGATTTAACAAGAAAAATGGTTGAAAATTTTAAATAA
- the murC gene encoding UDP-N-acetylmuramate--L-alanine ligase codes for MKNIFFVGINGIGMSGLAQIMKTLNYNVSGSDLSNSYLSEKMKNQGINIYSKHDSKNIDNIDTLIVSTAIGENNPEYKRAKENNLTIIKRGELLANLLNEKIGIAVAGTHGKTTTSSMLSSVLLEKDPTIVVGGIIPEISSNARCGKSDLFVAEADESDNSFLFMKPKYSIITNIEADHLEKHGCLNNIIHSFNTFVSQTSEEIIICEDCPNCNDIIKNHSVKTYSLINKKAFLFADNIRVYGKKTFFDVYINEEYLGEFILSIPGKHNVYNSLPVIYLGLKFGVSKENIKKSISNFTGAKRRYDILLDKENVKVIDDYGHHPTEIRATLEGAKSIENKEITVIFQPHRFSRIKFLLDQFEGAFDKADELILLPVYSAGEKDEFGVTIENLFEKIKHPNSRIVFSESELEKDILSKNIPRTYIFMGAGNISTFAHSIAEKLK; via the coding sequence ATGAAAAATATCTTTTTTGTTGGCATCAATGGTATAGGTATGAGTGGTTTAGCTCAGATAATGAAAACATTAAATTACAATGTTTCTGGTTCAGACCTTTCTAATAGTTATTTATCTGAAAAAATGAAAAATCAAGGTATCAATATTTATTCTAAACATGACAGTAAAAATATTGACAATATTGATACACTTATAGTTTCTACAGCTATTGGAGAAAATAATCCCGAATATAAGAGAGCTAAAGAAAATAATTTAACTATTATTAAAAGAGGAGAACTTTTAGCTAATCTTTTAAACGAAAAAATAGGAATTGCTGTGGCTGGTACTCATGGTAAAACTACAACTAGTTCTATGCTTTCTTCTGTTTTATTAGAAAAGGACCCAACTATAGTTGTTGGAGGAATTATTCCTGAAATCAGTTCTAATGCTAGATGTGGTAAAAGTGATTTATTTGTAGCTGAAGCTGATGAAAGTGATAACTCTTTCTTATTTATGAAACCTAAATATTCTATCATCACAAATATTGAAGCTGATCATTTAGAAAAACATGGATGTTTAAATAATATTATTCATTCATTTAATACTTTTGTTTCTCAAACTTCTGAAGAAATTATTATTTGTGAAGATTGTCCAAATTGTAATGATATAATTAAAAATCATTCAGTAAAAACTTATAGTTTAATTAATAAAAAAGCCTTTCTTTTCGCTGACAATATAAGAGTTTATGGGAAAAAAACTTTTTTCGATGTATATATAAATGAAGAATATCTAGGTGAATTTATATTAAGTATCCCTGGAAAACATAATGTTTATAATTCTTTACCTGTTATATATTTAGGCCTAAAATTTGGAGTTTCTAAAGAAAATATTAAAAAATCTATATCTAACTTTACAGGTGCTAAAAGAAGATATGATATCTTATTAGATAAAGAAAATGTCAAAGTAATAGATGATTATGGACATCATCCTACTGAAATAAGAGCTACTCTTGAAGGAGCTAAAAGTATTGAAAATAAAGAAATTACTGTTATTTTCCAACCTCATAGATTTAGTAGAATTAAATTTTTATTAGACCAATTTGAAGGTGCTTTTGATAAAGCTGATGAACTTATACTTTTACCTGTTTACAGTGCTGGAGAAAAAGATGAGTTTGGAGTTACTATTGAAAATCTTTTTGAAAAAATAAAACATCCTAATTCAAGGATTGTATTTTCTGAAAGTGAATTAGAAAAAGATATACTATCTAAGAATATCCCTAGAACATATATATTTATGGGAGCTGGTAATATCTCTACTTTTGCTCATTCTATTGCTGAAAAATTAAAATAA